In the Rhinatrema bivittatum chromosome 6, aRhiBiv1.1, whole genome shotgun sequence genome, one interval contains:
- the SLITRK2 gene encoding SLIT and NTRK-like protein 2, with product MLNSVLLLSVLTVAGILKTEGRKTSKDICKIRCFCDEKENVLNINCENKGFTTVSLLLPPQSRIYQLFLNGNLLSRLYPNEFVNYSNAVTLHLGSNELQEIRTGAFNGLRTLKRLHLNNNKLEVLKEDTFLGLENLEYLQADYNYISAIEAGAFSKLNKLKVLILNDNLLLSLPNNVFRFVLLTHLDLRGNRLKMLPFAGVLEHIGGIMEIQLEENPWNCTCDLLPLKAWLDTITVFVGEIVCETPFRLHGKDVTQLTRQDLCPRKSSSDSNQRGMHPSYLDPRIQRLPPTLNPAMIPTRAPKASRAPKTRYRPTPRVTVSKDRHIFGPIMVYQTKSPVPVTCPDSCVCTSQSSDNGLNVNCQERKISNISDLHPKPTTPKKLYLTGNYLQTVYKNDLLGYSSLDLLHLGNNRIAVIQEGAFTNLTSLRRLYLNGNYLEILYPAMFDGLYSLQYLYLEYNVIKDILPHTFNILSNLQLLFLNNNLLRSLPDNVFGGTVLTRLNLRNNHFSSLPVRGVLDQLTAFIQIDLQENPWDCTCDIIGLKTWIEQSSSTVVVHEVTCESPSKYAGEHLRFLRADTICPENPNLSDVTILSINYNTNTPYSLNVSPSSYPEIHTEVPLSVLILGLLVVFILSVCFGAGLFVFVLKRRKGVQSIPSSGANNLDLSSFQIQYGSYNTEMHDKTEGHVYNYIPPPVGQMCQNPIYMQKEGDPVAYYRNLQEFSYSNLEHKKEEPATIAYTISTTELLEKQSTPRKPELLYQNITERMKELPSGGVVHYNFCTLPKRQYMPSYESRRQNQDRLNKTVLYGTPRKYFAEQSKPEHPLLQGKLQSEPDYLEVLEKQTAISQL from the coding sequence ATGCTGAACAGCGTCCTATTGCTAAGTGTGTTAACAGTGGCTGGGATCTTAAAAACAGAAGGCCGCAAAACCTCCAAAGACATTTGCAAGATTCGCTGTTTCTGTGATGAGAAGGAAAATGTGCTAAACATTAATTGTGAAAACAAAGGATTTACAACTGTTAGCTTGCTTCTGCCACCCCAGTCTAGAATATACCAACTCTTCCTTAATGGCAACTTGTTGTCTAGGCTTTATCCAAATGAGTTTGTGAATTATTCCAATGCAGTTACTCTCCATCTGGGAAGCAACGAGCTGCAGGAAATCAGAACTGGTGCATTCAATGGCCTCCGAACTCTCAAGAGGTTGCATTTAAACAATAATAAATTAGAAGTTTTAAAGGAGGACACTTTTCTGGGCCTAGAAAATCTTGAGTATCTTCAGGCAGATTACAATTACATTAGTGCTATTGAAGCTGGGGCTTTTAGTAAATTGAACAAGTTGAAAGTACTGATTCTTAATGACAATCTACTGTTGTCTCTTCCTAATAATGTATTTCGTTTTGTGCTCTTAACCCATCTGGATCTGAGAGGCAACAGGCTCAAAATGTTGCCTTTTGCTGGTGTCCTTGAGCATATTGGAGGGATAATGGAAATTCAACTGGAAGAGAACCCATGGAATTGCACTTGTGATTTACTTCCTTTGAAGGCTTGGCTTGACACCATTACTGTTTTTGTTGGAGAGATTGTCTGTGAAACTCCCTTTAGGCTGCATGGGAAAGATGTGACCCAACTGACCAGGCAAGATCTTTGTCCGAGAAAAAGCAGCAGTGACTCAAACCAGAGGGGAATGCATCCTTCATATTTAGATCCACGCATTCAGAGGTTACCACCTACTTTAAACCCTGCTATGATACCTACCAGAGCTCCAAAAGCCAGTCGGGCACCTAAGACAAGATATCGTCCAACACCTCGAGTAACAGTGTCCAAGGACAGACACATTTTTGGACCAATAATGGTTTATCAAACAAAGTCCCCCGTTCCTGTTACCTGTCCAGATAGTTGTGTTTGTACTTCACAAAGCTCAGACAATGGGCTGAATGTGAATTGTCAAGAAAGAAAGATCAGTAATATCTCCGACCTTCACCCTAAACCCACCACTCCAAAGAAACTTTATCTCACAGGTAACTATCTACAAACTGTTTATAAAAATGATCTCTTAGGTTACAGTTCTCTGGATTTGTTACACTTGGGAAATAACAGGATTGCAGTAATACAGGAAGGTGCCTTTACAAATCTAACTAGTTTACGCAGACTTTATCTAAATGGCAATTATCTTGAAATTCTCTATCCTGCTATGTTTGATGGACTGTATAGTCTGCAATATCTCTATTTAGAGTATAATGTAATTAAGGACATATTGCCACACACGTTCAATATCTTGAGTAACCTTCAGCTTTTATTCTTAAACAACAACTTACTGAGATCGTTGCCCGATAATGTGTTTGGTGGCACTGTCCTCACAAGACTTAACTTGAGAAACAAccatttctcttctcttcctgtgAGAGGGGTTCTTGATCAGCTCACTGCCTTCATTCAGATTGACCTCCAAGAAAACCCTTGGGATTGTACTTGTGATATAATAGGCTTGAAGACCTGGATAGAGCAATCAAGTTCCACGGTAGTGGTGCATGAAGTAACATGTGAGTCACCATCTAAATATGCAGGGGAGCATTTGAGATTTCTTAGGGCAGATACTATCTGTCCAGAAAACCCTAATTTGTCAGATGTTACCATTCTATCCATTAATTACAACACAAACACACCATATTCTCTTAACGTGTCCCCGAGTTCCTATCCAGAAATACATACAGAGGTGCCACTTTCAGTCTTGATTTTAGGTTTGctagttgtatttattttatctgtCTGCTTTGGagcaggtttgtttgtttttgtactgAAGCGACGAAAGGGAGTGCAAAGCATACCAAGCAGTGGTGCAAACAATCTGGATTTGAGTTCATTTCAAATACAGTATGGGTCATACAACACAGAGATGCATGATAAGACGGAAGGACATGTTTATAACTATATCCCACCTCCTGTGGGACAAATGTGTCAAAATCCTATTTACATGCAGAAAGAAGGTGATCCAGTTGCATACTACCGAAATCTTCAAGAGTTTAGTTATAGCAATCTTGAACATAAAAAAGAAGAACCAGCAACTATTGCGTATACGATAAGCACAACTGAGCTATTGGAAAAGCAATCCACCCCACGGAAGCCAGAACTTCTGTATCAAAATATAACCGAGAGAATGAAGGAGCTTCCAAGTGGAGGGGTAGTTCATTATAACTTTTGCACTTTGCCTAAAAGACAATACATGCCTTCCTATGAATCGCGGCGTCAAAACCAGGACAGGCTAAATAAAACTGTTTTATACGGCACGCCCAGAAAATACTTTGCAGAACAATCAAAACCTGAGCATCCTCTGCTTCAAGGAAAGCTGCAATCTGAGCCAGACTACCTCGAGGTTCTGGAAAAACAAACTGCAATAAGTCAGCTgtga